TTGCGAACAAAGACTCGTCAGCATCTGGACGCGATTGTTGGAATTGAAGAGCGTCGGTGTCGAAGATGATTTTTTCGATCTGGGCGGAACTTCGCTGCTGGCGATCCGCCTGTTCTCCGAGATCGAACACGCTTTCGGCAAGCGGCTGGATTATGCCGTCTTCTTCCAGCGCCCGACGATCGCCAGTCTTGCCAAGAACTTGCAGGACTTCCCGCAAGATGGAACAACGCCGTTGGTCGTGCTGCAACCGGACGGAATCGGTTCGCCGCTATTCATTTGCTACTCCGTCGACGGCGAACTGATGTATTGGCAGGACCTGCTACGGAATTTAGGACGTGATCATCCCGTGTACGGCTTCCAGCCTCGGGAAGTCGAGGGAGTTCCCTGGCCCTATGAAAGCGTCGAGGAAGTTGCGGCGGATTGCGTTGCCCAACTGCAAGCGCACTATCCCGTGGGACCTTGCTGTCTGGCCGGTTTTTCCTTTGGCGGCAAAGTTGCTTACGAGATCGCGCAACAATTACGGCGCGCAGGTCGTGACGTGGCGTTATTGGCCATTGTCGACACGCCGCCGGCCTGGGAAACGCCGCAATCGTTGCGGGGTGTGCTGCGCGCGGCGCCGGCCTGCCTGTGGAACTTCCCACGCTGGTTTCTGGGCATGATCAGGAACTGGCGTGAATTTCCGTTGCGCCGGAAAATACGGCAGCGCCTGCATCGCATGCGCGACTTTCTGATCGCCCGACTGGGTCTGAAGCGACGCGCGCCGCCGACCCCTACGCACGAAGACTTCTTCGAGTTGAGAGAATCGACCGATCGCGGCCGGCACCTGATCCCCAGGCTGTTCAGCGCCTTCCTGAAGTACCGGCCCGCGCCGTATGCGGGACGGCTCTCGCTATTTCGCGCACGCACCCGGCCGCTGATTCACGTTCCGCGCCATGATCTGGGGTGGGGCGAATACGCCGCGGCGGTAAATGTCGAGGTAATTCCGGGCAGCCATTCGAGCCTTTTAAAGGAGCCGTACGTGCGCTCCTTGGCCGCTGTTCTGCGGCGCAAGCTGGACGCGGTGACCATGCCGCGGTAGTCGGCTGATTCTACGTCCGATTAGCGGACCGGTGTCGGCCGAGCCAGCCGCGGCATTCTATCCCACAACCCATTGTTCGGTAGCGACTTGCTGCGATTCAAATCGTTGTCCCTGGAAGAGAAGTTGTCGTGCCGAAAATCGCTACCCTGGTCGTCGACCGGTAGGGCAGACCTTCAAACGCGGCCTTTTATGCCGGCATTCCCTTCATCCCTGCGGCATTCCAAGGTTTGAGCCAGGGGATGGTCACTTGCAACAAGCGCCGATTTTTAGCAGTCGTCTTTACCGGATGCCGATTTTTGGGAAATAAGGTTCGATCCGACGTCAGGATGCCCTGCCGGCGGGCGTAGTAAGGGCAGAGCAGATAGGCGTGTGTGACTGTAATCATCGATTCAGAAAGGCCACTTAACGTGCGACAGACCTCATTCATATTCGGGCTGGTAGCCATTTTGATAGTGACGTCTAGAGTGCGGGACGTGCGGGCGGATCTCGCCATGGATGTGCCGGGGCCGGGCGCGGTATATACGCAAGCTGGAAACGACGGCATGCTGTTTACGCCCAATACAAACATCATAGTTACTGCGCTAGACTATTACCTCAGCCCCTATCCGCCGGAAAACGGCGGCGCGCTAGTATATCCCCATGATGTCGCAATCTATGACGCGTCAGGAAGCCACACGGTTCCCCTAGTTCAGACCACGATCGGCCCCGGCGCCGGTGACGCCATCGTGGGTGGGCCTGCAGGGTACAGTTACTTTGTGTCACAAT
Above is a genomic segment from Pirellulales bacterium containing:
- a CDS encoding PEP-CTERM sorting domain-containing protein — translated: MTVIIDSERPLNVRQTSFIFGLVAILIVTSRVRDVRADLAMDVPGPGAVYTQAGNDGMLFTPNTNIIVTALDYYLSPYPPENGGALVYPHDVAIYDASGSHTVPLVQTTIGPGAGDAIVGGPAGYSYFVSQSVTATELLAGHTYMLAGFSAPNENENGGNPANSGIPVSSIVTSGITLTSNGSEGPYYFDYNGSLDYPTIQIYQGVDYSQTAFLGPNFEFSAAVPEPTSLAGWSLLGLCVAGFCRWRKK